The stretch of DNA GAAAAGAAAAAAAATAGAGATCGAGCAATAATAGCAGTTAAACAAAACCATAAAAGGTTTATTAGAATGGCTATCTCTAATTTATTTAGACCAAAAAATAGAATTATTTTTTCAGAAAAAATAAAGCAACTAAAAAAAGAAGCTTTAAAAACACCTTTGCAAGGTATAGTAGCATCACTCGAGGGTATGAAAATTAGAAAAGATAGAGAAGCACTTCTCCATTTTACACCTTTTAAAAAAATGTTGATGATTAGCAGAAAAGACCCCGTACTAGATTATAATACATTAATTTCTCAAACAAAAAATACCGATGTAGAAGTGGTGGAATTTCCTGATGGGCATATGAGTCATATTGAAAATGAAAGGGAATTTTTGCGCACCATTGTGCATTTCATCGAAAATATATAGCATT from Flavivirga spongiicola encodes:
- a CDS encoding alpha/beta fold hydrolase: MNLLYKGINVFYTDKGKGNAIVLLHGFLENVSMWDTFIPTLSKKNRVICIDLLGHGKTECLGYIHTMELMAEIVQAILKHLKIRRSTFIGHSMGGYVALAYAEKNPDALKGLCLMNSTASADTLEKKKNRDRAIIAVKQNHKRFIRMAISNLFRPKNRIIFSEKIKQLKKEALKTPLQGIVASLEGMKIRKDREALLHFTPFKKMLMISRKDPVLDYNTLISQTKNTDVEVVEFPDGHMSHIENEREFLRTIVHFIENI